From Candidatus Pedobacter colombiensis, one genomic window encodes:
- a CDS encoding rhamnogalacturonan acetylesterase — protein sequence MSTTKVFKGCICFAFLLLAITAFKPAERPVLYIIGDSTVQNSDGNGRNEYWGWGSLLYPYLDSNRLAIRNHAKAGTSTRTFILDGRWDNILVRLKKGDFVIMQFGHNDHAGVEDSTRQKGSLLGVGAETKEIMSIRTHQKEIVHTYGWYLSKFVKEAKQKGAIPVICSLVPRNKWENGQVVKEAEYPEWAESVAKKEGAYFINLNKIVAKHWVDMGAKEVKSFFPVDGTHTNLKGAELNAKCVIEGLREIKDCPLNSYLKRN from the coding sequence ATGAGCACAACTAAAGTTTTTAAAGGATGCATTTGTTTTGCGTTTTTACTTCTAGCTATAACTGCGTTTAAACCGGCAGAGAGACCTGTACTTTACATCATTGGTGATTCAACTGTGCAAAATAGTGATGGTAATGGAAGAAATGAGTATTGGGGATGGGGAAGTCTGCTGTATCCATATCTGGATTCTAACAGGTTGGCAATCCGTAACCATGCCAAAGCAGGAACAAGTACCCGGACTTTTATTTTGGACGGCCGATGGGATAACATTTTAGTCAGGTTGAAAAAGGGCGATTTTGTAATCATGCAATTTGGGCATAATGATCATGCTGGCGTAGAGGATAGCACCAGACAGAAGGGGTCTTTGCTGGGTGTTGGAGCTGAGACTAAAGAGATTATGAGCATACGGACGCATCAGAAAGAGATTGTACATACCTATGGCTGGTACCTTAGCAAATTTGTAAAAGAAGCAAAGCAAAAAGGAGCCATTCCTGTGATTTGCTCGCTTGTGCCACGCAATAAATGGGAAAATGGCCAGGTGGTAAAGGAAGCTGAATACCCGGAATGGGCAGAATCCGTTGCTAAAAAGGAAGGTGCTTATTTTATCAATCTGAATAAAATTGTGGCAAAACATTGGGTGGATATGGGGGCTAAAGAGGTGAAGTCATTTTTCCCGGTTGATGGCACACATACGAATCTGAAAGGCGCAGAACTGAATGCCAAATGCGTGATTGAAGGATTACGGGAAATAAAAGACTGCCCATTGAACAGTTATCTGAAAAGGAATTGA
- a CDS encoding TonB-dependent receptor — MKRIILLQFLFLLFCIDSEAQSPKLQITGKVLDNDTKQTMVGVSVALKGTKSATMTDNNGVFKLNIATGAQVLVFKYIGYETKEVNINGSSSITVQLSPSSNALQEVVVNVGYGKSISRDKLASAVSSVSAKDLADFPVGTAAEALAGKLAGVSVKATEGAPGSDIQIVVRGGTSLTQDNAPLYIVDGVPLERALSIISPNEIETIDVLKDVASTAIYGARGANGVVLITTKSGRKGRTIISFDAFAGSRNLVNELKVLRPYDFVNYQYELSHRHYNGFAITDTAALNGFDRNYGKWSDLEIYKSFPMVNWQDKIFGRNALSNTQILNLTGGTDATTYNFTLNNTSEQGVMLNSGLKRTFASFRFDNKISSKLRLGLNVRYSRQRVDGAGTSNTGSSSNNRLKYSVRFQPYEGTISFEEYDPNAIFDNTINLSNPLTSALTDVRNAYSNALITSGQVVYSPIQRLTIRSVVGYTVNDSKNDNFSGVANYSVSSRNSSSQYASQPYISLSTNNGVNISNSNTLSFNPRINKNNTLDILLGQEINQNNSRSFNQTIKYFPAAVTAEQAFANIQQANPPAGAIQPSPTTDIGGDRLFSFFGRMMYSYKSKYNLNLMLRRDGSSKFGPEHRWGTFPSAQFAWRMSEEQFMKKLNLSWLDNLKFRASYGTAGNNRVSSDRLFATIFTTSATSAGYAATDNSQTAGLYSANLANADLKWETTISRNIGLDFSLFKGRFTTSVDAYVNRTNDLLLQANVPQSIGYIQQYKNVGSTRNKGVEVQLSGVVINRKSFTYNSSFNISMNKNTILSLQDGSKGYAVSSGWGQSGEDFYVEVGKPVGQFYGYVTDGFYTLDDFDRAKSNPVGNKWVLKPGVADAGAILGQSIYPGVIKFKKTTVGGDSVITTKDKTVLGNVQPLFYGGWNNQFSYKGFDMSVFVNFSYGNKTYNANTIEFSSAYQANGNNLLAKFKDRWKSFDDNGVLMTDWDQIAEVNKNAKIYMPTRGSYQVNSDAIEDASFLRISNVTLGYSMPASIMQRIRTISKLRVFATVNNLHTFTRYSGFDPEANTRRNNPLTPGVDYSAYPRNRYILAGINLIF, encoded by the coding sequence ATGAAGAGAATTATACTACTACAATTTCTTTTTCTGCTGTTCTGCATCGATAGTGAGGCACAAAGCCCAAAGCTTCAGATCACAGGAAAAGTACTGGATAACGATACCAAACAAACAATGGTAGGGGTAAGTGTTGCTTTGAAGGGTACTAAGAGCGCAACGATGACTGATAATAATGGTGTTTTTAAGTTAAACATAGCCACCGGTGCCCAGGTTCTTGTTTTTAAATATATTGGCTATGAAACTAAAGAGGTAAACATAAACGGGAGCAGTTCAATTACTGTTCAGTTGTCTCCATCCAGCAATGCCTTGCAGGAAGTTGTGGTTAATGTAGGTTATGGCAAATCGATTTCGAGGGACAAGCTGGCTTCTGCAGTATCAAGTGTGAGCGCCAAGGATCTTGCCGATTTTCCGGTAGGTACTGCTGCTGAAGCCCTTGCAGGCAAACTGGCAGGAGTTTCTGTGAAGGCTACAGAGGGAGCTCCTGGTTCGGATATTCAGATTGTTGTACGTGGCGGAACTTCTCTTACCCAAGACAATGCACCTTTGTACATTGTGGATGGTGTTCCACTGGAAAGAGCATTGTCAATTATTTCACCGAACGAAATAGAAACCATAGACGTGTTAAAAGATGTAGCATCTACTGCAATTTATGGGGCAAGGGGTGCAAACGGTGTGGTGTTGATTACAACTAAATCAGGTAGGAAGGGCCGTACAATCATTTCTTTTGATGCTTTTGCAGGTTCAAGGAATCTGGTAAATGAACTTAAGGTTTTGAGACCTTATGATTTTGTCAATTATCAATATGAGTTGTCTCATCGTCATTATAATGGGTTTGCCATTACAGATACAGCCGCATTAAATGGTTTCGATAGGAATTATGGAAAATGGTCCGATCTGGAAATTTACAAAAGTTTTCCGATGGTAAACTGGCAGGATAAAATCTTTGGAAGAAATGCGCTGTCGAATACACAAATCCTGAATTTAACCGGTGGAACGGATGCTACAACCTATAATTTTACATTAAATAATACAAGTGAGCAGGGGGTAATGTTGAATTCGGGTTTAAAAAGAACTTTTGCTTCGTTTCGTTTTGACAACAAGATTTCAAGTAAGCTAAGGTTAGGATTAAATGTGCGTTATAGCAGGCAAAGAGTTGATGGTGCAGGTACCTCAAATACAGGGAGTTCGTCAAATAACAGGCTGAAGTATTCAGTTCGTTTCCAGCCCTATGAAGGTACCATCAGCTTTGAGGAATATGATCCTAATGCCATTTTTGACAATACCATCAATTTAAGTAATCCTTTAACCTCTGCATTAACAGATGTCAGGAATGCCTATTCAAATGCGCTGATTACAAGTGGACAGGTTGTGTATAGTCCTATACAGCGATTAACCATCAGAAGTGTGGTCGGTTATACTGTTAATGACTCCAAAAATGATAACTTTTCTGGAGTTGCAAACTATTCTGTATCCAGCAGAAATTCATCCAGTCAATATGCAAGTCAACCCTATATCAGTTTGAGTACAAATAACGGGGTGAATATTAGTAACAGCAATACATTAAGTTTTAACCCCAGAATAAATAAAAATAATACTTTAGATATTTTGCTGGGGCAGGAGATTAATCAAAATAATTCCAGATCATTTAATCAAACCATTAAGTATTTTCCTGCGGCAGTTACTGCCGAACAGGCATTTGCAAATATTCAACAGGCAAATCCTCCCGCAGGGGCAATTCAGCCTTCGCCAACTACGGATATAGGTGGTGATCGCTTATTCTCATTTTTTGGACGGATGATGTACTCTTATAAAAGTAAATACAATCTAAACCTCATGTTAAGACGGGACGGATCGTCTAAATTTGGTCCGGAGCATCGTTGGGGAACTTTCCCATCTGCTCAATTCGCCTGGAGAATGTCCGAAGAACAGTTCATGAAAAAGCTTAACCTGTCCTGGCTTGATAACCTTAAATTTAGGGCAAGTTATGGTACTGCCGGAAACAATAGGGTAAGTAGTGATCGTTTATTTGCAACAATTTTTACGACCAGTGCTACCTCAGCGGGTTATGCAGCAACAGACAATTCGCAAACTGCAGGTTTATATTCAGCAAACTTAGCCAATGCAGATCTCAAATGGGAAACCACCATATCCAGAAATATTGGGCTCGATTTTAGTTTGTTTAAGGGGAGGTTTACCACATCAGTTGATGCTTACGTGAATCGCACGAATGACCTCCTTTTGCAGGCTAATGTGCCCCAGTCTATAGGGTACATTCAGCAGTACAAAAATGTCGGTTCTACCCGGAATAAAGGTGTTGAAGTTCAGCTAAGTGGAGTTGTTATAAATCGTAAAAGCTTCACTTATAACAGTAGCTTCAATATTTCAATGAATAAAAATACGATACTCTCTTTACAGGATGGAAGTAAAGGTTATGCAGTATCATCCGGCTGGGGACAAAGTGGAGAAGATTTCTATGTAGAGGTCGGAAAACCTGTGGGACAGTTCTATGGTTATGTGACGGATGGGTTCTATACCCTTGATGATTTCGACCGGGCCAAATCAAATCCTGTGGGCAATAAATGGGTTCTGAAGCCTGGTGTTGCTGATGCCGGAGCCATACTTGGCCAAAGTATTTACCCTGGTGTAATTAAGTTTAAAAAGACAACTGTAGGAGGAGACTCTGTCATTACCACAAAAGATAAAACTGTTTTGGGTAATGTTCAGCCTTTATTTTATGGTGGCTGGAACAACCAGTTTTCTTATAAGGGGTTTGATATGAGTGTGTTTGTGAACTTTTCTTATGGAAACAAAACCTACAATGCAAACACTATAGAATTTAGTTCGGCATATCAGGCGAATGGGAATAACTTACTTGCGAAATTTAAAGACCGATGGAAGTCCTTTGATGATAATGGAGTTTTGATGACTGATTGGGATCAAATTGCTGAGGTAAATAAGAATGCTAAAATTTATATGCCTACCCGAGGCTCATATCAGGTCAATTCAGATGCTATTGAAGACGCTTCCTTTCTAAGAATTTCTAATGTAACCTTAGGCTATTCTATGCCGGCGAGCATTATGCAACGCATCAGGACGATTTCAAAATTAAGGGTATTTGCAACAGTTAACAACTTGCACACTTTTACCAGATATAGTGGTTTTGATCCTGAGGCAAACACGCGAAGAAATAATCCCCTGACACCTGGAGTGGATTACTCAGCTTATCCTAGAAATAGATATATCCTGGCTGGAATCAACCTTATTTTTTGA
- a CDS encoding two-component regulator propeller domain-containing protein, with the protein MTLKGKELYWFILLLFLAVSSRAQVKCKIEHYSTEDGLSHDGVRVIMKDRDGFMWFGTWDGINRFDGQNFVTYKTRPGDSSNLKLNRIDNIVEDHEGYLWLEVYDNQVYRFDKRNKKFLSVANILAEKKINNILFNGIVVAENGYICLTTINQDVFVVKSTNGGKLEINRYGSDLAQDFQLPSNRINFLHTDQQQHLWIGTENGLGLLHLDQSGTYRSSLPNVGFVKAGAYTCIAEDKLHIWIGTNDGYLIRYDKSSRQFSKQKISQNRLNEMQIARSGKHIYITSTNTVITADLSGRSISKATMSDAGLMRSIYEDKSGLLWIEPEKNGLIKYAPLKNTFKYFFQENDANFFNSAKDYKVFEDHTGRVWMSMKGGGFGYYNPVTDVVEYFYNKPRSSDHKFSNIVGNSYFDPAGILWLSTRDRGVEKIIFQKNDFKHQLLAENTSNKSDNEVRGVYSDRNKRLWISVKSGRLHVYEQGKQLKNIFINAPSGGFGLIYTFLEDRNGVMWLGTKGNGLFRAVPTDKAALKYKLTHYRADKKDINSLSSDLIYALLEDKAGRIWVATYEHGINLIRDAGERVHFVNGFNSFKNYPSGSLKVRHLAEDKAGHILLATTNGLVIFNPDGKKTNDYIFRTYGKIPGDHESLGNNDVQYIYRDTKNRIWLATSGGGLNKVIALSDRGLKVKVFTKESGLPSDYVLSIVEDNAHDLWLGTENGISRLNPEHQRFRNYDSYDGLPATGLSEAAGLKLPNGDLFFGCINGYITFNPAAVTDQKISAKMALTNFQINNKEISPNEKRPNLNIDINEVKAIDLKYNENIISIDFTVLDYRSSNKPEYAYRLNGFDTEWQSVKKQHRATYTNLPPGNYMFEVKSTNSDLYKSIPVKTLAINIAPPPWRTVWAYILYVVLFGILIGVARRITFTVISLRNKIALEQRLTELKLNFFTNISHELRTPLALIVNPIEEISQQENLSVKGQEYIHVVKRNANRMVRFINQLLYFRKTQSGKMNLKVSYTDIIGLVNHIVGYFSELAREKQVELLVNAKFKELYAWVDTEKIDIVIYNLLANALKFTAKNTEVKIEIDHDPVQCLFTLQIMDQGPGVPNDKLKDIFELYYELDKDPGNNLEGTGIGLAICKEIVGLHHGRIEAYNNPDRGLSVMVTLKSGKEHFKNGENIVDGISDHIKTSFLKPMTAGPVISHSVNQGDVNRPVVLVVDDNGELRKFLADQLNEFYQVLEASDGQQGLNMALKLIPDLILSDVMMPVMDGIQMLDHLKINESTSHIPVILLTAKSSVENQIEGLRYGADYYITKPFQTAFILASIENLLKQRQKIFESLLANKKTIELSPGEIFITSKDEVFLKDIIEIVEKGMIDPDFSIELVAESIGMGRTTFYKKFKSLTNMAPIEFVRQMRLKRAKQLLDTGEHNISEIAYAVGFNNAKYFSRCFKEDYGISPSEYLKGNKNINKTVKIGLKSGINA; encoded by the coding sequence ATGACGCTTAAAGGAAAGGAGCTTTATTGGTTCATTCTATTACTGTTCTTAGCAGTAAGCAGCAGAGCTCAGGTCAAATGTAAAATAGAGCATTATTCAACAGAAGATGGTCTGTCACATGATGGAGTAAGAGTTATAATGAAAGATCGTGATGGTTTTATGTGGTTTGGCACATGGGATGGCATCAACAGGTTTGACGGGCAAAACTTTGTTACCTATAAAACACGCCCGGGTGATAGCTCTAATTTAAAATTAAATAGGATTGACAACATTGTAGAGGACCATGAAGGTTATCTGTGGCTTGAAGTTTACGATAATCAGGTGTATCGGTTTGATAAACGCAATAAAAAGTTCCTTTCTGTGGCGAATATTCTGGCAGAAAAAAAAATAAATAATATCTTATTCAATGGTATTGTAGTTGCAGAAAATGGTTATATATGCCTTACAACAATCAATCAAGATGTATTTGTAGTGAAAAGTACAAATGGAGGTAAGCTCGAGATCAATAGATATGGATCTGACCTGGCACAAGACTTTCAACTTCCTTCAAACCGGATTAATTTTTTACATACTGACCAGCAGCAACATTTGTGGATCGGTACGGAAAATGGCCTGGGTTTACTCCATCTAGATCAATCCGGGACTTATCGGAGTAGCCTCCCTAATGTCGGTTTTGTTAAAGCAGGAGCATATACTTGTATCGCTGAGGATAAACTTCACATCTGGATCGGCACAAATGATGGGTATCTGATCCGTTATGATAAATCATCACGCCAGTTTTCAAAACAAAAAATATCGCAAAACAGATTGAATGAAATGCAAATCGCGAGAAGTGGTAAGCACATTTATATAACTTCAACTAATACTGTGATTACCGCAGATTTGTCAGGTCGGTCAATTTCTAAAGCAACAATGTCTGATGCCGGATTGATGCGATCCATTTATGAAGATAAGTCCGGTTTGTTATGGATTGAACCAGAGAAAAATGGTTTGATCAAATATGCCCCACTCAAGAACACATTTAAATATTTTTTTCAGGAAAATGATGCGAATTTTTTCAATAGCGCAAAAGATTACAAGGTTTTTGAGGACCATACGGGACGGGTTTGGATGTCTATGAAGGGAGGGGGCTTTGGTTATTATAATCCTGTTACTGATGTGGTCGAATATTTTTATAATAAGCCCCGCTCTTCGGATCACAAGTTTTCAAATATTGTTGGCAATAGTTATTTTGACCCTGCAGGTATCCTCTGGCTTAGTACCAGAGACAGGGGAGTGGAAAAGATCATTTTTCAGAAGAATGATTTTAAACATCAGCTGTTGGCAGAAAATACATCAAATAAATCTGACAATGAAGTCCGGGGCGTTTATAGCGATCGGAACAAGCGCCTTTGGATCAGTGTCAAATCTGGCCGTTTACATGTTTATGAACAAGGCAAACAATTAAAAAATATTTTCATCAATGCACCCTCTGGTGGATTTGGTTTAATATATACCTTTTTAGAGGACCGCAATGGTGTAATGTGGCTGGGAACTAAAGGTAATGGACTATTTAGGGCAGTGCCAACAGATAAGGCTGCACTTAAATATAAGCTTACACATTACCGTGCTGATAAAAAAGATATCAATAGCCTGAGCAGTGATTTGATTTATGCTCTGTTGGAAGATAAAGCAGGAAGAATATGGGTAGCTACGTATGAGCACGGAATTAACCTGATCCGTGATGCAGGAGAAAGAGTCCACTTTGTAAATGGTTTCAATTCATTTAAAAACTACCCATCCGGTTCCTTGAAAGTCAGACATTTGGCAGAGGATAAAGCAGGACATATCTTGTTAGCCACAACCAATGGTCTGGTAATTTTTAATCCCGATGGTAAAAAGACAAATGATTATATTTTTAGAACATACGGTAAAATACCTGGCGATCACGAAAGTCTAGGTAACAATGATGTTCAGTACATTTACAGAGACACTAAAAACAGGATATGGCTGGCCACCTCAGGTGGAGGGTTGAATAAGGTTATTGCTTTGTCAGACAGAGGTTTGAAGGTTAAGGTTTTTACCAAAGAAAGCGGACTGCCGAGCGATTATGTATTGAGTATTGTGGAAGACAATGCCCATGACCTATGGCTTGGAACGGAAAATGGTATTTCCAGATTAAACCCTGAGCATCAACGGTTCAGAAACTATGACTCTTATGATGGTCTTCCGGCAACCGGACTGTCGGAAGCTGCCGGTTTAAAACTCCCTAATGGTGACTTGTTTTTTGGTTGCATCAATGGGTACATTACCTTTAATCCTGCTGCTGTTACTGATCAGAAGATTAGCGCAAAAATGGCCCTAACCAATTTTCAGATTAATAATAAGGAAATCAGTCCAAATGAAAAGAGACCCAATTTAAATATTGATATTAATGAGGTTAAGGCAATTGACCTGAAATACAATGAGAATATCATCAGTATTGATTTTACCGTGCTGGATTATCGTTCCAGTAATAAACCGGAATACGCTTACCGCTTAAACGGATTTGATACGGAATGGCAAAGTGTTAAAAAACAGCATAGGGCCACATACACTAATTTGCCTCCGGGGAATTACATGTTTGAAGTAAAAAGCACCAATTCTGATCTGTACAAAAGTATACCTGTTAAAACCCTCGCAATAAATATTGCTCCGCCACCATGGCGAACGGTATGGGCTTATATTTTGTACGTAGTTTTATTCGGGATTTTAATAGGAGTAGCGCGCAGAATCACATTTACAGTGATCAGCTTGCGTAACAAGATTGCATTAGAACAGCGCCTTACGGAACTTAAACTGAACTTCTTTACCAATATTTCTCATGAGCTTAGAACACCTTTAGCCTTGATTGTGAATCCAATTGAAGAGATTTCTCAGCAGGAGAATTTATCTGTAAAAGGACAGGAATACATCCATGTGGTTAAGCGTAATGCGAACCGTATGGTGCGTTTCATTAATCAGTTGTTGTATTTTAGAAAAACGCAAAGCGGGAAGATGAACCTGAAAGTAAGCTATACAGATATCATTGGCTTAGTCAATCATATTGTGGGTTATTTTTCAGAATTAGCAAGAGAAAAGCAAGTTGAGTTACTGGTAAACGCAAAGTTTAAGGAATTATATGCCTGGGTTGATACTGAAAAAATTGATATTGTAATTTATAACCTATTGGCAAATGCGCTCAAATTTACAGCTAAAAATACGGAAGTAAAGATTGAAATTGATCATGACCCTGTTCAATGTCTTTTTACGCTCCAAATTATGGACCAGGGGCCTGGCGTTCCAAATGATAAACTCAAGGATATCTTTGAACTTTACTATGAACTGGACAAAGATCCGGGTAATAATCTGGAGGGTACAGGTATTGGTCTGGCAATTTGTAAAGAGATCGTTGGCCTTCACCATGGTAGAATTGAAGCTTATAATAATCCTGATCGGGGTCTAAGTGTTATGGTGACGCTTAAATCAGGAAAGGAACACTTTAAGAACGGAGAAAATATCGTTGATGGCATTTCTGATCATATAAAAACGTCCTTCCTTAAACCAATGACAGCAGGACCAGTAATTAGCCATTCCGTAAATCAGGGCGATGTAAACCGTCCGGTAGTGCTGGTTGTTGATGATAATGGCGAGCTGAGGAAGTTTCTGGCGGATCAGTTGAACGAGTTTTACCAGGTCCTGGAAGCCAGTGATGGTCAGCAGGGTTTGAATATGGCCTTGAAATTGATTCCGGATCTCATATTGAGTGATGTGATGATGCCAGTGATGGACGGTATACAAATGCTTGACCATTTAAAGATTAATGAAAGCACTAGCCATATTCCAGTGATATTACTAACGGCAAAATCTTCTGTTGAAAACCAAATAGAAGGCCTTAGGTACGGTGCCGATTATTATATCACTAAACCCTTTCAAACGGCATTTATATTGGCTTCAATAGAGAACCTGTTAAAGCAACGTCAAAAGATCTTTGAATCTTTACTGGCTAATAAAAAAACAATTGAATTGAGTCCGGGTGAAATTTTCATCACTTCAAAGGATGAGGTATTCTTAAAGGATATTATAGAAATTGTAGAAAAGGGTATGATTGATCCTGATTTTAGTATAGAGCTTGTTGCAGAATCGATAGGAATGGGGAGAACCACATTCTATAAGAAGTTTAAAAGTCTGACCAATATGGCTCCAATAGAATTTGTCCGTCAGATGCGACTTAAAAGAGCAAAACAACTTTTAGATACTGGTGAACATAACATCTCAGAAATCGCTTATGCTGTTGGCTTCAATAACGCTAAATATTTCAGTAGATGCTTTAAAGAGGACTATGGAATTTCTCCGTCTGAATATTTGAAAGGCAATAAAAATATAAATAAGACGGTTAAAATTGGCTTAAAATCAGGTATTAATGCCTAA
- a CDS encoding glycoside hydrolase family 28 protein yields MKLISLQFLFTVVLFNACTLSAIAQTKVNSWDNLPKIKRPVFKTDTFNIVKFGAIADGYTLNTKSINQAIVTCSNKGGGVVLIPSGYWLTGPVELKSNVNLHLEKNALLQFSSDFNQYQIIAGNYEGKPSARNQSPIMGINLENVAITGAGTIDGNGDAWRMVGRDKLTEGEWKKKIGSGGLISGDGKKWFPSEKTKKADLEKRSVVLEAGKRLSDFEDIKDYLRPNLIVFTNCSKVLLEGVTFQNSPAWNIHPLLCTDLTLRNIVVKNPDYAQNGDGVDVESCKNVLIEGSVFDVGDDAICIKSGKDEEGRKRNIPTENVIIRNNKVYAGHGGFVVGSEMSGGARNIFISDCSFMGTDKGIRFKTTRGRGGIVEKIYIRNLNMVNIVDEAIFFDMYYWTKPPEANQKQEVPKVSIETPQFRDIFIDNVICNGANIGVFIRGLPEMAVRNIKMQNLFLNARKAIEIKDASDIEITNSVILTKEKMPLVYVESSKNISLDGVKFNPGAGVLFDINGDSASNIQIKNSGLAKEAIKAVFMHGANEISFKK; encoded by the coding sequence ATGAAATTAATCAGCTTACAATTTTTGTTCACTGTCGTTTTGTTTAACGCCTGCACATTAAGTGCAATCGCACAAACAAAGGTGAACTCTTGGGATAACCTTCCAAAAATCAAACGGCCCGTTTTCAAAACCGATACTTTTAACATTGTCAAGTTTGGCGCAATTGCCGATGGTTATACTTTAAATACCAAAAGTATCAATCAGGCAATTGTTACCTGTAGCAATAAAGGTGGTGGAGTGGTTTTAATTCCATCTGGTTATTGGCTTACCGGGCCTGTTGAATTAAAAAGCAATGTAAACCTGCATTTGGAAAAGAATGCCTTGTTGCAATTTTCCAGTGATTTTAATCAATACCAAATTATAGCCGGGAACTATGAAGGTAAACCTTCAGCGCGAAACCAATCACCAATTATGGGAATCAACCTGGAAAATGTAGCCATAACAGGAGCTGGTACAATTGATGGAAATGGTGACGCCTGGAGAATGGTAGGAAGAGATAAACTCACGGAAGGAGAATGGAAAAAGAAAATAGGATCAGGAGGCTTAATTAGTGGAGATGGAAAAAAATGGTTTCCCAGCGAAAAAACAAAAAAGGCCGATCTGGAGAAACGTTCTGTTGTATTGGAAGCAGGAAAAAGGCTATCCGATTTCGAAGACATTAAAGATTATCTGAGACCCAATCTCATCGTATTTACCAATTGCAGTAAAGTGCTTTTGGAGGGAGTAACTTTTCAGAACTCGCCAGCCTGGAATATACACCCATTGCTATGTACTGATCTCACTTTAAGGAATATCGTAGTGAAAAATCCTGATTATGCACAGAATGGAGATGGAGTGGATGTGGAGTCTTGTAAAAATGTATTGATCGAAGGTTCTGTATTTGATGTTGGGGATGATGCAATCTGTATCAAATCAGGTAAAGATGAAGAGGGAAGAAAAAGAAATATACCTACTGAAAATGTAATTATTCGCAACAATAAAGTATATGCCGGACACGGTGGATTTGTGGTAGGTAGTGAAATGTCTGGGGGAGCCAGAAATATATTTATTTCCGATTGCTCATTCATGGGAACTGACAAAGGCATCCGTTTTAAAACTACCCGAGGGCGTGGTGGTATCGTAGAAAAAATCTACATCAGGAATCTCAACATGGTTAATATCGTAGACGAAGCCATATTTTTCGATATGTATTACTGGACCAAGCCACCAGAAGCCAATCAGAAGCAGGAAGTTCCAAAAGTTAGTATTGAAACCCCTCAGTTTAGAGATATATTTATTGATAATGTCATTTGCAACGGTGCCAATATTGGCGTTTTTATCCGCGGTCTTCCTGAAATGGCAGTGAGAAATATTAAAATGCAAAACCTATTTCTGAATGCCCGTAAAGCCATAGAAATTAAAGATGCAAGCGATATTGAAATCACAAATTCGGTGATCCTGACTAAAGAAAAAATGCCTTTGGTTTACGTAGAAAGTAGCAAAAATATCAGCCTGGATGGCGTTAAGTTTAATCCGGGTGCTGGAGTTTTATTTGATATTAATGGAGATTCTGCAAGCAACATTCAGATCAAAAACTCAGGTCTGGCAAAAGAAGCAATTAAAGCCGTGTTTATGCACGGAGCCAATGAAATATCCTTTAAAAAATAG